GTGTATGGAACTCTGTTCTCCATGTAAAATGAAATAAAAGTTTTGACATAGTTATTATACAGTTAGTAACCACCTTGGACTTCCACATATATACTGTAAAAAAGGACACTAAAGGAGAAAATGATATTTGGGAAATTTTAGTGCCAATGGACAGTATTAAATTCTCCAAATTCTTTAACGTGTATGTCAAGTTGTGAACAAACATGTAAATTTTCAACTTTCAAATTTGATCCCTGGGTAACCTCTTTCGTTTCATCGTCTCTTTGTTTCAAGAGTTGATGTTGGTTATTGATGCCAAATTTCATCAAATTGTCAATCAAAATCACATTTATATCGCACATGTACAGGCTCTTTCATCTTTTCTCTGACATGAGACTTGTGAAACTTTAGTACAGCCTTGTATGTGCAGCTCATGTGCGACTTTCAACAACAATTTTGACAGAATAATATGTTACTGACCGCCATAAAGAGCATGAAAATAAAGTGACCACAAAATCTAACTGATATCACAGGGATCAAGTTAAAATTCAACCGAACCATGGATAGAAAAGATTTTCCCTTAAATGAGCTTAAAAAAGAAATATGACCCTAGCCATTTAATGCACATGGTTTTGGATGGAAGGAAGGATATGAAAGATATTACCTACTGCACCTGTAGAACATAATGAGCGAACCCACTGCAAATGAAATAGCTGCCCATCCCCAGAAACCAACAGCGGCAGTAACCTTTGTCAGATTAGGAGCTAACATAAGTGATATGAAGTCAGTGACGACCCACAACTGAACATAAATCTATCTGTGAAAATTCTAAAGAAAATCCAGAAAATCTTTGATACCTGCAACAACTGAGTTCATGAAGAGAACTGTTTGAATGATTATTGTGCACAACAAGATAGGAGCATAACCAATATCTGCAATCTTCCCACCACAAATTCTCTTTAACCAGTGGTTTCCTTGAGCCTGCTGCTGGCTAGACTGCATTAAATTTCAAATATTTAGCCAGAGGAGCATAAGCGAAATACAGGAAAGTATATATGATATATTTACCTGGGATAAAGCTAAAAACACAAGGACCCATAGAGTTGAAAGAAAAGGTGAGAAAGAAATGACAATAAGCTACTTGTACAAAATACATAAGCAACCACTTTTACTGTTTAAATCCAAATAGTCCAGCAACTCACCCCAAAAGAAAAATTTTCAAAAAGTAAATAAATAAAAAATAAAGAAGCCAGGCATATTCAACTATTTTCAAAAATTCCCAGGCCAACTTAAATGGTTACAAGTAAATGCTGGAAATCCATCAAACCATTGACAGTGATACTATTTCAAACAAACAAATACAAAGCAACTTCAGCTATTTTAGAGATGGCTGTTTACTTTTGAGCCCATTTTTAATGATCAGAAGCTGCTATGATTTAGCTTAATATTTATGTTTCCTTGTAGTAATTTTGATATTTATTCTATCCTAACATCTTTTGGATGTTTCAGCAGATACCTTGTCCCCTGTTAATTATTCTTTAACTTTAAAATAGTGTTTTATCATCAAAAAGAGAATACAATATCTCTAATTCAAAAAGTAAGGAGGTATTTCCTAAATAGCAAGTCTACTGTGCTCCAAAAGCAATTTGCCGCATGATTATGCAAAGCTGATTTCGCTATCAGAAAAATACCTGAGACACACTACTACATTCATCCACCCACTTCTCATTTAATGGCTCATTACTCTTAACTTTCTATTTACCAAAATAAACCTCTAGCATTACCTAAGATTAGGGTATTACCAACAATCAATTACAACCATTATCCGCCATTACCTCGACTTCTATGTTTCAAGGAAATTAGTTTGCTTCATTCAAAAAGCTCTTATATGATTTAAGTATTCTCAAATATTCCTATGAATCAATTTTCAACTAAAATTCATATGAATACAAGTTTCCCTTTCAAAGATAAAAGCTGCAAGTGAAATGTCTTCGAAGTTTGTATTCCTACTCCACAGTAGAAGACTAGACATCATTAAAGACATGTATTTTCTCAAGCAGAAAGAGGAAGTGGAATTACAAAATAATTATATACTGCTGTTATAACTCTACATATACATAAATCGTGAATTTGGGCAGGCATATGCTAAATGGTTGAAAGAAATTAAAATTCACACTTCCTTAAGCTTATAGAAAATACACCAAACTGAAAGATCTCAGCAAAGAAAAGAAAATATAAACTCATAACCATATGGAAAAGTGAGAACCATTAAGTTTTAGTCTATGCAACCTTTGCAAAAACACAACTTGATATACCAAAATCTCTTTTCCCAAGATACAACCACATACTACAGAAGTGAAAAACATTCTGATAGAATATCTTCTTTTGAAGTCTTGATTAGATTTGGTTATGAGTAACCTACTGGGCAGTATCAATCCAGAATTACGTACAAGGAAAAGAGCGACACGCTGATGACCTTTATCAGATGCAATCTGAACAGGAGTGAAACCAGCATTGTCTTTCACCATTAACTCCTGCTTTGTGCCTGCATGAACAAGCACAGTGCAAACCTCCAAATTTCCTTTTAAAGCAGCCCAGTGCAAAGGGGTACAACCTAATAGCATAGGTTACAAAACTCATCAGAAAACAAGGACTAGAACTAGCAAACAACCACAAAGTAGAGATAAGATCTGACTTTTTCTGGTATATCAAAGAAATGATTTAACTGATGCATGGTTAGAAGGAATGGCGAGGGCTCCTGTAAAAGCAATGGTCAACTAAGAGGTGAAAGTAAAATACAAATTTGGCTCGTGAACAAACTGTTTAAAACCAATCGACACGACCGCAAAGTAAACAGTATGAATCAAGTGTAGCTGAGCACACCTGTATCCAGATTCAGTTAGAAAGATTTTAAACCCAAAAATGTAGGTACGATATGTAGGTAGGCTCCAACTTGAACCACCCCATCCCAAATCTTAGTTATAGTCACTGCAATCTGGGGGAAGGTGAGATATGATTCCAGATGTCAATAGTGCAATACTATTTACCAGCCTAGCTTATTGTTATATGCGAAAAAGAAATTCATTAAGAGAGAGTGAGAGGTACATCCCAGAGGATAACAAAGCCACTAATATTGGGATACATAATTAAATGAGCAAGCCTAAACAAACATCTCAGAAATCTAAGCAACTAAACAACAACGAATTTGAACAAATATCAGAAAACGATCACTGCATAAACTAAAGCTTATATCAAAGTACAAAATTCAACCCTCTCTATCAGACTAAGTCCTGCGCCCTCACATCCCGGTAAAACGATCTTGCTTTCCACAATGACAGCCATCATACACAATCCTAACGATTACCGATACCCTTCTTTTTCACACCAACAAATTTGTGCTTTTCACTTAGAAGAGCCACACAAGGAGCTGGAGTGTCCAACTCAGCATAACCGTTTGTCTTGTTTTTACCAGATTAGCTAGAAGCTTCACCATCCCCATTGTCTTGTATTAAATTTTTGCAGACCACCAATTACTTAAGATGCTTAACTGCATTCCTATATTAGAAATTAAGTTAAACTGTTGTGCATAGCCAAGCCAGTAAAACCTATTGCAAGTCTTTTTTCTTTTTTCCTTTTTTGTGTAGAAAACAATTATCTCAGACTCTCATGAAAACAGAAGTGAAGCAATAACAATTTTCATATTTCGGTTGATATAACCTATCCAAAAGCCAACATGTGTACTGCAAACTTTATATACATTTTGACAAGGTACAAGTAATATTACAGCATATTTACATAGAAACCAAAATGCACATTTTGGTATACCTTCTTTATCCTGCCTGCCTTGGCTTGCATCTCTAAAAAGAAGCAACCGGACTGTATCAGCAAATCCCTTATATGCAGCCCTGTTATGTGAATATGCCACCGTTACAATTATAACTAACACTTGCCAATAAACAATCTAACCACATATTGTAAGAAAGATATGGAGAAAATTTCTTCATCATACAAAGTATATAAGTAATCAATCATCTTCTATAAGACAATAACTACAACTATGCATTCAGTGATTGCATCCATGTACAGAAATGTGCCACCAAATAAGTTAACTCATTAGAGCACAGGTGTACGCCGAGAAATCAAAGATTAAACAACCTGTATCCACAATATATCTATTTATATGCATACTATGTCAGTAAGACACCATTAATAGCTTCTTAACATACCAATGAAGAGGACTCCTGCCCTCGTTATCAGGTGCATCAAAATCAGCATGATACTTTGCAACAATGTGGTTCAAGAAAGATGTTTGCCCATACTGAGCAGCAACATGAACTGCCTGCAGTAAATAAAACATGTAATGAAACAGAACACTATTAGTGCAATGTCCTTGCATGAAAGACATTATAACACTATGATTCTTCAACTAATCTGAACATCAACCAGTAAACTATAAGAGCAAAAACAAATATATATCTAAAATATGTAATCACCACTAAGGTAATTTTTATTGAACCGAAGAAAAAAAAAATCTAAATTGATCACCACTAACCAATAAGGCAATTATAATCTGAAACTTTTGTTACTAAAAGCATACTTGTGATTGTCTAATTCGGTTCGTTCTTTTCTGACATTCTTGGTGATTCACATTCTCTAGCTTAGCATACCATCTAGCTTTTCTACAGAAATTCTATTATAACTGATGACAGGAGAGTAAAGAGGAAGTATCACAAAATGATCAAAAATTGAAAAGCGAATAGTAACACCAACCATAACACATGACCAAATAGCAAACATGAAACCAACAGAATAGAAAGTAAATGAAAGTGTTTTACCCGGTAGCCATTGACATCAGCAGCCTCAACCCGAGCTCCATTCTGCAAGAGCACATCGGCTGCTGCGATTGCACCCTGCACGGCTGCCCAATGCAATGCAGTCTGCTGTATATTCTCAGTGGCATTGACATCACCGCCATGCTTTTAACAACAAAAACAAACAAACGCTTAAATCTAACTAATATAGTTTAATAAATCAAGGTTTCGAAACGAATTCGAGAGTACCTGAATGATGTAGTGCGCGAGATCAGGGAAGTTGTTGAGGGCAGCCCAATGGAGAGCGTAGTAGCCATTGGCGTCAGGACTGGAGAGAGAGGCGCCGTCTTCCTCGACGAACTTGCGGAGTTTCTGGAAATCGCCGTAAGCAGAGGCGGAGTAGACGTCGATGATAGGGACCTCGACGGCGACGGCGGGAGGGTTTTGGGGTTTTGAGTCCGAAGACGACGAGGAAACTATTTCTATCTCTGAAGAAACCATCAGGATCCCCAAATTTCAAACCCAAACCCAATTGCTGACGCTTTATCAATTGGTTGACCCAAAACAAAACTTGTATTTATTTTCGAAAAACAATTTACTGTAGTAAAGGTAAATTATTGCTCCTTGTGCTCAAACGTGTATTTGAGCTTCCAGGAACAAAACATTCAACACTAGCTACTCAAAGGTTTAAAAATATATTTTCGTCTCTTTAATTCTTTTTATATTCATGTGCGTACCCTGTTTTCAAATAGTTTTATCCTTCATCCTCAAAACAAGTAGTTTTATCCTTATGTTTTAGGTTATTCCGATAATATCAAATTTCTTTTGTAAACTATAGTTTATAGCTTATCAGTTACTATTTTAATGAAATGTACTTTACTTGAAAAAAAAAAAAAAAAAAGTAATATTAAATAATCTTTCTAAAACTTTATCCTCACTTAATATTGATTGAAAAACTCAAACACATTGTTCAGTGAAACATACACGTAGGAGCGTACGTCACACATTCAGTAGTGGTTTACACCAAAATTTACAACTTTTTTTAAAAATAAATTTATTAATAACTCACACACCATACATATGTACTAAGCCACGGCTCATCAAAACTTATAACTTGTCGATTGTTTAGGTTGTGTATTGCTATACTGGGAAGGAAATACTTATGTTCTCTTCCGTCTCTTCCTCTGGGTGCTTGTAACCGGTGATCTCAAACTTCCATAGTTATTAGGGTAAGGGACGCATGGGTGTTGTAACTTGTAACTTCCGTAGTTCTTAGTTTTAAAATTTAAGCTATTAATATGAACTGAAATAGATAGCTTGAGTGATTGTAGCATAGGCATTTCATCATATCAAATTGCAAATCGAGATTATAATGCACGGAATATCATAGTTAAATAGAACAAGTGTTCACTTTCCTTGAAAGAGATCTGACCTCTAAATCAGTTTGTAGTAAACTCAAATGCTTTGTTTTGAGTTGTCAAAAAAGGAAAATAAAAACATCGAATGAAGTAGGCCTTTAATCTTAAACTTTCATAAGGTATCCCACATCGAATAGGTATGGTGGCTGTCCATCTTTATATAGGTACGCACTCAAGTCATGGTTTGTGTTCGTAGAAAGGAGAGATGGTTGGCATCTCCCCTGACGGGAACAGTCTTCGGACTTACCTGTTACCACACATCCGGTTAAGGCTACCCACCCTCTGCGGTGGATCTTATACCCAATTTTCCAATATGTTCACATATTAATCATTTTCTTTTTCTTCTCCATAACTCCCAGCACTTGTGTAGTCTACGAAATTGACGTACATTCCGATATATTCACATATTTCTCAAATGAACTATCATGATAGATGTTCCAGAAAGAAAAAACATGTTACATTGAAGCTCAAGAACTTGTGCAGCAGCCACGCCAAGCCGCCAACAACTTGCGCGGAAAGTTGGTATGCTAAAGAACCCTACAGCCTATTGAAAAGATTGCAAGTAGATTTATTTTGGTATATCACCTGCCTTGTCAGATTTAGACTCTTCCTTTTTCTCCACGACCTGCTGAATGCCTTCTTGGTACCCATGGATGAAACTTTTAAGAGCATCCCTATATGCAGAAGCTCTTGTCATGTAGATCCGTTGCAGAGCAGGCTTTAATGTCTCCATCCCTCCTCGAGCAGCCACAGCTGTTGATTTAATTCCAGATAAACAAAAAAAACATGTCAGATAACAAAACCATTTGACTAAACAAAGTTCAATGATTATATACAATTATACAAACAACTGACAAATCTTCTGTTGAGGAGAGGGGAGTAAACATGCAGGGCCATATATATACACACACACTGTTAACAAGATGAAACAGAAAAGCCAATAATTTTTTATTTTTTATTTTTATTTTTTCACAAAAGAGTAGTTTGCAGCACAGAACCCCAAAATATGATTTCTAATACAGATAAGGTGATGACATATTACAGCAAAGTTCGTATACAAAAAGTTCCAGCCAAATAGAACTGGACTA
The window above is part of the Fragaria vesca subsp. vesca linkage group LG2, FraVesHawaii_1.0, whole genome shotgun sequence genome. Proteins encoded here:
- the LOC101297307 gene encoding probable S-acyltransferase At2g14255-like, with translation MVSSEIEIVSSSSSDSKPQNPPAVAVEVPIIDVYSASAYGDFQKLRKFVEEDGASLSSPDANGYYALHWAALNNFPDLAHYIIQHGGDVNATENIQQTALHWAAVQGAIAAADVLLQNGARVEAADVNGYRAVHVAAQYGQTSFLNHIVAKYHADFDAPDNEGRSPLHWAAYKGFADTVRLLLFRDASQGRQDKEGCTPLHWAALKGNLEVCTVLVHAGTKQELMVKDNAGFTPVQIASDKGHQRVALFLSSQQQAQGNHWLKRICGGKIADIGYAPILLCTIIIQTVLFMNSVVAAPNLTKVTAAVGFWGWAAISFAVGSLIMFYRCSSEDPGYIKRPGDLGSHIDTEDPLLNIDMNNSSVWTGNWSQLCPTCKIIRPVRSKHCTSCNRCVEQFDHHCPWISNCVGKRNKRDFFILICMGTLTSIISAAVTVQRIWTAVPAWQTEEIWIHHVIVQYPTIVAFLCIDIIIVISTTTLTTAQATQIARNITTNELANAIRYGYLRGPDGRFRNPYNHGCRKNCADFFIHGYTDDDEIAWPPLQQVAS